From one Neofelis nebulosa isolate mNeoNeb1 chromosome 4, mNeoNeb1.pri, whole genome shotgun sequence genomic stretch:
- the LOC131508617 gene encoding LOW QUALITY PROTEIN: olfactory receptor 1I1 (The sequence of the model RefSeq protein was modified relative to this genomic sequence to represent the inferred CDS: inserted 4 bases in 3 codons; deleted 1 base in 1 codon) — protein sequence MEPKHQKNETAVSEFLLRGLSERPEHQMLLFGLFLSMYLITXGNLLIILAIITDSHFHAPMYFFLSNLSLVDIFFSSTTXPKMLVNLRTQNRAISFVGGLAQMYAFHLFRTMDSFLLAMMAIDHFLAIVHPLHYSVIMSLRVCGLLVGGPWLITNLQSLVHTSLMAQLTFCSGSEIPHFFCDLMPLLKLSCSDMHTNELVVFAFGIVMGISPLSCIHLXIFWAVFKIPSAQGKWKAFSTCGSHLTTVSLFYGTIWAMYLQPTSATSSQKDKAAALMCGGVIPMLSPFIYSLRNKDMKAALRRFISKAVSCQC from the exons ATGGaaccaaaacaccaaaaaaatgaaacagcagTCTCAGAATTTCTTCTTCGGGGACTCTCAGAAAGGCCAGAGCATCAGATGCTCCTCTTTGGGCTGTTCCTCTCCATGTATCTGATCA GTGGGAACCTCCTCATCATCTTGGCCATCATCACAGACTCCCACTTCCACgcgcccatgtacttcttcctctccaacctGTCCCTTGTcgatattttcttctcttccacca GTCCCAAGATGCTGGTGAACCTTCGCACCCAGAACCGGGCCATCTCCTTTGTGGGCGGCCTTGCTCAGATGTATGCCTTCCACCTGTTCAGGACCATGGACAGCTTCCTCCTGGCCATGATGGCCATTGACCACTTCCTGGCGATTGTCCACCCTCTACACTACTCAGTCATCATGAGCCTTCGTGTCTGTGGGTTGCTGGTTGGGGGGCCATGGCTGATCACCAATCTCCAGTCACTCGTGCACACCTCCCTCATGGCTCAACTGACCTTCTGTTCTGGCTCCGAAATCCCCCACTTCTTCTGTGATCTCATGCCCCTGCTGAAGCTCTCCTGCTCTGACATGCACACCAATGAGCTGGTGGTTTTTGCTTTTGGCATCGTCATGGGCATCAGCCCCCTCTCCTGCATCCACCT CATTTTCTGGGCAGTCTTCAAGATCCCTTCTGCTCAGGGCAAGTGGAAAGCCTTCTCCACTTGTGGCTCGCACCTCACCACGGTGTCACTGTTCTATGGCACCATCTGGGCCATGTAC TTGCAGCCCACATCTGCCACTTCCTCCCAGAAGGACAAGGCGGCTGCCCTGATGTGTGGGGGGGTCATCCCCATGCTGAGCCCCTTTATATACAGCCTAAGGAACAAGGACATGAAGGCAGCCCTGAGGAGGTTCATCAGCAAAGCAGTCTCCTGTCAGTGCTAG
- the SYDE1 gene encoding rho GTPase-activating protein SYDE1 has product MAEPLLRKTFSRLRGREKLPRKKSDAKERGRPAQRPEPSPPEPEPHAPEKSQAGAEGPPSPEASRSPARGAYLQSLEPSSRRWVLGGAKPPEEAALGPRAPGSGEPAGEIWYNPIPEEDSRPLAPEPPGPQPGSAEPEGPASQGAAPASPPAKASRTKSPGPARRLSMKMKKLPDLRRRLSLRGTRAGRERERAAPEGSVISRYHLDSSVGAPGRAAGAGATRGPRAGYLSDGDSPERPAGPPSPTAFRPYEAGPPARAPPAALWGRLSLHLYGLGGLRPAPGATPRDLCCLLQVDGVARARTGPLRGGPDFLRLDHTFHLELEAARLLRALVLAWDPGVRRHRPCAQGTVLLPTVFRGCQAQQLAVRLEPQGLLYAKLTLSEQQEAPGTAEPRVFGLPLPLLVEREQPPGQVPLIIQKCVGQIERRGLRVVGLYRLCGSAAVKKELRDAFERDSAAVCLSEDLYPDINVITGILKDYLRELPTPLITQPLYQVVLEAMARGPPSRAPSSTEGTRGLLNCLPDVERATLTLLLDHLRLVSSFHAHNRMTPQNLAVCFGPVLLPARQSPARPRIRSSGPGPTNAVDFKRHIEVLHYLLQAWPDPRRPPEPADVAPYVRPKRQPSLHLPLASPEVVTRPRGRGGPESPPSNRYAGDWSVCGRDFLPCGRDFLSGPDYEHVTGSCSEDEDEDAGEPAGAADFDDDFEAPFNPHLNLKDFDALILDLERELSKQINVCL; this is encoded by the exons ATGGCCGAGCCGCTCCTCAGGAAAACCTTCTCCCGCCTGCGGGGCCGGGAGAAACTTCCCCGGAAAAAGTCGGACGCGAAGGAGCGCG GCCGGCCAGCCCAGCGCCCGGAGCCCAGTCCTCCAGAGCCAGAGCCCCACGCCCCCGAAAAGTCCCAGGCTGGGGCAGAGGGCCCCCCTAGCCCCGAGGCATCCCGGAGCCCAGCTCGGGGGGCCTacctgcagagcctggagcccagcagCCGCCGATGGGTGCTGGGTGGGGCCAAGCCACCAGAAGAGGCTGCTTTGGGGCCCAGGGCGCCCGGCAGCGGGGAGCCCGCGGGTGAGATCTGGTACAACCCTATCCCTGAGGAAGACTCCAGACCCCTGGCACCTGAGCCCCCGGGGCCACAGCCAGGCTCAGCGGAGCCAGAGGGCCCAGCCTCGCAAG GCGCGGCCCCTGCCAGCCCCCCAGCCAAAGCCTCCCGCACGAAGTCCCCCGGCccagccaggcgcctctccaTGAAGATGAAGAAGCTGCCTGACCTTCGGCGCCGCCTGAGCCTGCGGGGCACCCGGGCGGGCCGCGAGCGTGAGAGGGCCGCCCCCGAGGGCTCCGTCATCAGCCGCTACCACCTGGACAGCAGTGTGGGGGCCCCTGGACGGgcggcaggggctggggccacaCGGGGCCCTCGGGCCGGTTACCTCAGTGACGGGGACTCTCCGGAGCGCCCAGCGGGGCCCCCATCGCCCACTGCCTTCCGGCCCTACGAGGCGGGCCCCCCAGCCCGAGCGCCGCCCGCTGCCCTCTGGGGCCGCCTCAGCCTACACTTGTACGGGCTGGGGGGGCTGCGGCCGGCACCTGGGGCCACCCCCAGAGACCTGTGCTGCCTACTGCAGGTGGATGGGGTGGCCCGGGCCCGAACGGGGCCGCTGAGGGGGGGGCCCGACTTCCTGCGGCTGGACCACACCTTCCACCTGGAGCTCGAGGCTGCCCGGCTGCTGCGGGCCCTGGTGCTGGCATGGGACCCCGGTGTTCGGCGACACCGGCCCTGTGCCCAGGGCACTGTGCTGCTACCCACGGTCTTCCGAG GGTGCCAGGCCCAGCAACTGGCCGTGCGCCTGGAGCCCCAGGGGCTGCTGTACGCCAAGCTGACCCTGTCAGAGCAGCAGGAAGCACCAGGCACAGCTGAGCCCCGCGTCTTTGGGCTGCCCCTGCCGCTGCTGGTGGAGCGGGAACAGCCCcccggccaggtgcccctcatcatcCAGAAGTGCGTTGGGCAGATCGAGCGCCGAGGGCTGCGG GTGGTGGGGCTCTACCGTCTGTGTGGCTCGGCAGCTGTCAAGAAAGAACTTCGGGATGCCTTTGAGCGGGACAGTGCAGCCGTCTGCCTCTCCGAGGACCTGTATCCCGATATCAATGTCATCACTG GCATCCTCAAGGATTATCTTCGGGAGTTGCCCACCCCGCTCATCACCCAGCCCCTCTATCAGGTGGTGCTAGAAGCCATGGCCCGAGGACCCCCAAGCAGGGCGCCCTCCAGCACTGAGGGCACCCGTGGGCTCCTCAACTGCCTGCCGGATGTGGAGAGG GCCACGCTGACGCTTCTCCTGGACCACCTGCGCCTCGTCTCCTCCTTCCACGCCCACAATCGCATGACCCCGCAGAACCTGGCCGTGTGCTTCGGTCCCGTGCTGCTGCCGGCGCGCCAGTCACCCGCCAGGCCCCGCATCCGCAGCTCTGGCCCGGGCCCCACCAACGCTGTGGACTTCAAGCGCCACATCGAGGTGCTGCACTACCTGCTGCAGGCCTGGCCAG ATCCCCGCAGGCCCCCGGAGCCTGCGGACGTCGCCCCGTACGTGCGGCCCAAACGGCAGCCGTCGCTGCACTTGCCACTCGCCAGCCCCGAGGTGGTGACTCGGCCCCGCGGCCGGGGCGGCCCCGAAAGCCCCCCGAGTAACCGCTACGCAGGTGACTGGAGCGTTTGCGGGCGGGACTTCCTGCCGTGTGGGCGGGACTTTTTGTCCGGGCCGGACTACGAGCACGTGACGGGCAGCTGCagcgaggacgaggacgaggacgcgGGCGAGCCGGCGGGCGCCGCTGACTTCGACGATGACTTCGAGGCGCCCTTCAACCCGCACCTGAACCTCAAAGACTTCGACGCCCTCATCCTGGACCTGGAGAGAGAGCTCTCCAAGCAGATAAACGTGTGCCTCTGA